Proteins from one Lonchura striata isolate bLonStr1 chromosome 6, bLonStr1.mat, whole genome shotgun sequence genomic window:
- the SYT7 gene encoding synaptotagmin-7 isoform X2, producing the protein MYLHPEAASAGTPSRDVLLVSAIITVSLSVTIVLCGICQWCQRKMGKRYKTSLETVGTPDSSRGRSEKKTINDLDRDFWNNNDNTVQQKWSSYPPKEFILNISPYAPYGDPRLSLNGSLLSGAKLTASAAAGLSGDRDGRPGDKQRLGEDGMRSSLSAHSEPGAGKAARGRWHTVQSHLAAGKLSLSNFEDSTLSTATTLEYIPTSAGDPKFQRPRTLVRQQSLQQPLSQHQRANHSQPTTSQSLGHLQAHSGSSAAAANSRGSRGGPARQGTAAGSKQRMAGGRSRSNPGSWDHVVGQIRNRGLDMKSFLEGRMVVLSLVLGLSEQDDFANIPDLQPAGTQPNQANAQGDKRLPAGGKAGNAAPAPGQPPLDESDRKTEPHSSVSDLVNSLTSEMLMLSPGSEDDEGHEGVSRENLGRIQFSVGYNFQESTLTVKIMKAQELPAKDFSGTSDPFVKIYLLPDKKHKLETKVKRKNLNPHWNETFLFEGFPYEKVVQRVLYLQVLDYDRFSRNDPIGEVSIPLNKVDLTQMQTFWKDLKPCSDGSGSRGELLLSLCYNPSANSIVVNIIKARNLKAMDIGGTSDPYVKVWLMYKDKRVEKKKTVVMKRCLNPVFNESFAFDIPTERLRETTIVITVMDKDRLSRNDVIGKIYLSWKSGPGEVKHWKDMIARPRQAVAQWHQLKA; encoded by the exons ATGTACCTGCACCCGGAGGCTGCCAGCGCAG ggaccccctcCCGCGACGTCCTCCTGGTCTCAGCCATCATCACCGTCAGCCTTAGCGTCACCATCGTCCTCTGCGGGATCTGCCAGTGGTGCCAGCGGAAAATG GGAAAGCGTTACAAGACTTCCCTGGAGACTGTGGGAACTCCGGATTCCAGCCGAGGCCGCAGTGAAAAGAAAACCATCAA CGATCTAGACAGAGACTTTTGGAATAACAATGACAACACAGTGCAGCAGAAATGGAGCTCCTACCCTCCCAAGGAGTTTATCCTAAACATTTCTCCTTACGCTCCGTACGGTGATCCGCGCCTTTCCCTCAA TGGCTCTCTGTTATCAGGGGCCAAATTGACGGCGTCGGCCGCCGCCGGGCTGTCCGGGGACCGCGACGGCCGGCCCGGGGACAAGCAGCGGCTCGGCGAGGATGGAATGAGGAGCAGCCTGTCCGCCCACAGCGAGCCCGGAGCTGGAAAGGCGGCACGGGGCCGCTGGCACACGGTGCAGAGCCACTTGGCCGCAGGGAAGCTCAGCCTGTCCAA TTTCGAGGACTCCACCCTGTCCACAGCCACTACCCTTGAGTATATCCCCACCTCAGCAGGCGATCCCAAATTCCAGAGGCCCCGCACGCTCGTGCGCCAGCAAAGtctgcagcagcccctgagccagCACCAGCGCGCCAACCACAGCCAGCCCACCAccagccagagcctgggccacCTCCAGGCCCACAGCGGctcctccgccgccgccgccaatTCCCGGGGCTCCCGCGGCGGCCCGGCGCGCCAGGGCACCGCCGCCGGCTCCAAGCAACGGATGGCCGGGGGCAGGAGCCGCTCCAACCCCGGCAGCTGGGACCACGTGGTGGGGCAAATCCGCAACCGCGGCTTGGACATGAAGTCCTTCCT GGAAGGCCGGATGGTGGTGCTATCCCTGGTTTTGGGACTCTCAGAGCAAGATGACTTTGCCAATATTCCCGACCTGCAACCCGCTGGGACGCAGCCGAACCAGGCGAACGCTCAGGGGGACAAGAG GTTACCGGCCGGTGGGAAGGCTGGGAatgcggcaccggcaccgggacagcCGCCGCTCGATGAGTCCGACCGCAAGACGGAGCCGCACTCCTCCGTCTCCGACCTGGTCAACTCCCTGACCAGCGAGATGCTCatg CTCTCCCCGGGCTCCGAGGATGACGAGGGCCACGAAGGCGTCAGCCGGGAGAACCTGGGCCGCATCCAGTTCAGCGTCGGCTACAACTTCCAGGAGTCCACCCTGACCGTGAAGATCATGAAGGcgcaggagctgccagccaaGGACTTCAGCGGCACCAGCGACCCCTTTGTCAAGATCTACCTGCTCCCCGACAAGAAGCACAAGCTGGAGACCAAGGTCAAGAGGAAGAACCTCAACCCACACTGGAATGAGACTTTCCTCTTCGAAG GGTTCCCCTACGAGAAGGTGGTGCAGCGGGTGCTGTACCTCCAGGTCCTGGACTACGACCGCTTCAGCCGCAATGATCCCATTGGAGAGGTGTCCATCCCGCTCAACAAGGTGGACCTGACCCAGATGCAGACCTTCTGGAAGGACCTGAAGCCCTGCAGTGATGGCAGC GGAAGCCgcggggagctgctgctgtcgctGTGCTACAATCCCTCAGCCAATTCTATCGTGGTGAACATCATCAAGGCACGGAACCTCAAAGCCATGGACATCGGGGGCACCTCAG ATCCCTACGTGAAGGTGTGGCTGATGTACAAGGACAAGCGGgtggagaagaagaagacgGTGGTGATGAAGAGGTGCCTGAACCCCGTCTTCAACGAGTCCTTCGCCTTCGACATCCCCACGGAGCGGCTGCGCGAGACCACCATCGTCATCACCGTCATGGACAAGGACAGGCTGAGCCGCAATGACGTTATCGGCAAG ATTTACCTGTCCTGGAAGAGCGGTCCCGGCGAGGTGAAGCACTGGAAGGACATGATCGCCCGCCCGCGGCAGGCGGTGGCACAGTGGCACCAGCTGAAGGCCTGA
- the SYT7 gene encoding synaptotagmin-7 isoform X8, translated as MYLHPEAASAGTPSRDVLLVSAIITVSLSVTIVLCGICQWCQRKMGKRYKTSLETVGTPDSSRGRSEKKTIKLPAGGKAGNAAPAPGQPPLDESDRKTEPHSSVSDLVNSLTSEMLMLSPGSEDDEGHEGVSRENLGRIQFSVGYNFQESTLTVKIMKAQELPAKDFSGTSDPFVKIYLLPDKKHKLETKVKRKNLNPHWNETFLFEGFPYEKVVQRVLYLQVLDYDRFSRNDPIGEVSIPLNKVDLTQMQTFWKDLKPCSDGSGSRGELLLSLCYNPSANSIVVNIIKARNLKAMDIGGTSDPYVKVWLMYKDKRVEKKKTVVMKRCLNPVFNESFAFDIPTERLRETTIVITVMDKDRLSRNDVIGKVGDTSEGHPGGNWGQPGPGLPAPGAISSVECGVGPLRWVSWP; from the exons ATGTACCTGCACCCGGAGGCTGCCAGCGCAG ggaccccctcCCGCGACGTCCTCCTGGTCTCAGCCATCATCACCGTCAGCCTTAGCGTCACCATCGTCCTCTGCGGGATCTGCCAGTGGTGCCAGCGGAAAATG GGAAAGCGTTACAAGACTTCCCTGGAGACTGTGGGAACTCCGGATTCCAGCCGAGGCCGCAGTGAAAAGAAAACCATCAA GTTACCGGCCGGTGGGAAGGCTGGGAatgcggcaccggcaccgggacagcCGCCGCTCGATGAGTCCGACCGCAAGACGGAGCCGCACTCCTCCGTCTCCGACCTGGTCAACTCCCTGACCAGCGAGATGCTCatg CTCTCCCCGGGCTCCGAGGATGACGAGGGCCACGAAGGCGTCAGCCGGGAGAACCTGGGCCGCATCCAGTTCAGCGTCGGCTACAACTTCCAGGAGTCCACCCTGACCGTGAAGATCATGAAGGcgcaggagctgccagccaaGGACTTCAGCGGCACCAGCGACCCCTTTGTCAAGATCTACCTGCTCCCCGACAAGAAGCACAAGCTGGAGACCAAGGTCAAGAGGAAGAACCTCAACCCACACTGGAATGAGACTTTCCTCTTCGAAG GGTTCCCCTACGAGAAGGTGGTGCAGCGGGTGCTGTACCTCCAGGTCCTGGACTACGACCGCTTCAGCCGCAATGATCCCATTGGAGAGGTGTCCATCCCGCTCAACAAGGTGGACCTGACCCAGATGCAGACCTTCTGGAAGGACCTGAAGCCCTGCAGTGATGGCAGC GGAAGCCgcggggagctgctgctgtcgctGTGCTACAATCCCTCAGCCAATTCTATCGTGGTGAACATCATCAAGGCACGGAACCTCAAAGCCATGGACATCGGGGGCACCTCAG ATCCCTACGTGAAGGTGTGGCTGATGTACAAGGACAAGCGGgtggagaagaagaagacgGTGGTGATGAAGAGGTGCCTGAACCCCGTCTTCAACGAGTCCTTCGCCTTCGACATCCCCACGGAGCGGCTGCGCGAGACCACCATCGTCATCACCGTCATGGACAAGGACAGGCTGAGCCGCAATGACGTTATCGGCAAGGTGGGTGACACGTCTGAGGGACACCCAGGTGGGaactggggacagccaggcccaGGGCTGCCGGCGCCCGGTGCCATCTCCAGTGTGGAGTGTGGTGTGGGCCCCTTGCGTTGGGTGTCATGGCCATAG
- the SYT7 gene encoding synaptotagmin-7 isoform X6 has protein sequence MGRRAPAAPLLGAGLDWEGLGRWDGLAGSTSAGARGFASRSSLIIPQSRSAGVLGRRWRSGGRGSGWASGPGEPPGGRMVAARAPRAAGRAEPRARGGGSGRCPRWLPPERSLRWGIFSLTLFFSFLQFCPFTFFSFLSSPLPFLSLSFEDSTLSTATTLEYIPTSAGDPKFQRPRTLVRQQSLQQPLSQHQRANHSQPTTSQSLGHLQAHSGSSAAAANSRGSRGGPARQGTAAGSKQRMAGGRSRSNPGSWDHVVGQIRNRGLDMKSFLLPAGGKAGNAAPAPGQPPLDESDRKTEPHSSVSDLVNSLTSEMLMLSPGSEDDEGHEGVSRENLGRIQFSVGYNFQESTLTVKIMKAQELPAKDFSGTSDPFVKIYLLPDKKHKLETKVKRKNLNPHWNETFLFEGFPYEKVVQRVLYLQVLDYDRFSRNDPIGEVSIPLNKVDLTQMQTFWKDLKPCSDGSGSRGELLLSLCYNPSANSIVVNIIKARNLKAMDIGGTSDPYVKVWLMYKDKRVEKKKTVVMKRCLNPVFNESFAFDIPTERLRETTIVITVMDKDRLSRNDVIGKVGDTSEGHPGGNWGQPGPGLPAPGAISSVECGVGPLRWVSWP, from the exons ATGGGACGCCGAGCCCCCGCGGCGCCgctgctgggtgctgggctggactgggagggactggggcgcTGGGATGGGCTGGCTGGCAGCACGTCAGCGGGCGCCAGGGGATTTGCCTCACGCAGCAGCCTAATTATCCCGCAGAGCAGGTCGGCCGGCGTGCTGGGCAGGCGCtggcggagcggcggccgcgggagCGGGTGGGCATCCGGCCCCGGCGAGCCCCCGGGAGGCAGGATGGTGGCGGCCCGAGCCCCCCGTGCCGCCGGCAGGGCCGAGCCGCGGGCGAGAGGCGGAGGATCCGGGCGCTGCCCCCGCTGGCTCCCGCCGGAGCGCTCCCTGCGCTGGGGCATCTTCTCTCTAActctcttcttttccttcctccaaTTTTGCcccttcaccttcttctcctttctctcctctcctctacCCTTCCTCTCCCTAAGTTTCGAGGACTCCACCCTGTCCACAGCCACTACCCTTGAGTATATCCCCACCTCAGCAGGCGATCCCAAATTCCAGAGGCCCCGCACGCTCGTGCGCCAGCAAAGtctgcagcagcccctgagccagCACCAGCGCGCCAACCACAGCCAGCCCACCAccagccagagcctgggccacCTCCAGGCCCACAGCGGctcctccgccgccgccgccaatTCCCGGGGCTCCCGCGGCGGCCCGGCGCGCCAGGGCACCGCCGCCGGCTCCAAGCAACGGATGGCCGGGGGCAGGAGCCGCTCCAACCCCGGCAGCTGGGACCACGTGGTGGGGCAAATCCGCAACCGCGGCTTGGACATGAAGTCCTTCCT GTTACCGGCCGGTGGGAAGGCTGGGAatgcggcaccggcaccgggacagcCGCCGCTCGATGAGTCCGACCGCAAGACGGAGCCGCACTCCTCCGTCTCCGACCTGGTCAACTCCCTGACCAGCGAGATGCTCatg CTCTCCCCGGGCTCCGAGGATGACGAGGGCCACGAAGGCGTCAGCCGGGAGAACCTGGGCCGCATCCAGTTCAGCGTCGGCTACAACTTCCAGGAGTCCACCCTGACCGTGAAGATCATGAAGGcgcaggagctgccagccaaGGACTTCAGCGGCACCAGCGACCCCTTTGTCAAGATCTACCTGCTCCCCGACAAGAAGCACAAGCTGGAGACCAAGGTCAAGAGGAAGAACCTCAACCCACACTGGAATGAGACTTTCCTCTTCGAAG GGTTCCCCTACGAGAAGGTGGTGCAGCGGGTGCTGTACCTCCAGGTCCTGGACTACGACCGCTTCAGCCGCAATGATCCCATTGGAGAGGTGTCCATCCCGCTCAACAAGGTGGACCTGACCCAGATGCAGACCTTCTGGAAGGACCTGAAGCCCTGCAGTGATGGCAGC GGAAGCCgcggggagctgctgctgtcgctGTGCTACAATCCCTCAGCCAATTCTATCGTGGTGAACATCATCAAGGCACGGAACCTCAAAGCCATGGACATCGGGGGCACCTCAG ATCCCTACGTGAAGGTGTGGCTGATGTACAAGGACAAGCGGgtggagaagaagaagacgGTGGTGATGAAGAGGTGCCTGAACCCCGTCTTCAACGAGTCCTTCGCCTTCGACATCCCCACGGAGCGGCTGCGCGAGACCACCATCGTCATCACCGTCATGGACAAGGACAGGCTGAGCCGCAATGACGTTATCGGCAAGGTGGGTGACACGTCTGAGGGACACCCAGGTGGGaactggggacagccaggcccaGGGCTGCCGGCGCCCGGTGCCATCTCCAGTGTGGAGTGTGGTGTGGGCCCCTTGCGTTGGGTGTCATGGCCATAG